A portion of the Bdellovibrio sp. ArHS genome contains these proteins:
- a CDS encoding GFA family protein: MKYTGQCHCGNVKFEVEMKIDTLVACNCSICRRKGHLLAFAPEANFKLLSGESSLKDYQFGKKVIHHYFCSNCGVSCFGAGTSPDGTQSRAINVRCLDGVDYTQFPVHNFDGASI; the protein is encoded by the coding sequence ATGAAATATACAGGTCAGTGTCATTGCGGAAACGTGAAGTTCGAAGTCGAAATGAAGATCGATACGCTTGTCGCCTGCAACTGCTCTATTTGCAGACGCAAAGGTCACTTGCTTGCCTTCGCACCGGAAGCCAACTTCAAACTGCTTTCCGGCGAAAGCTCACTAAAAGACTACCAGTTCGGCAAAAAAGTAATTCATCACTATTTCTGTTCTAATTGTGGCGTCAGTTGTTTTGGCGCAGGCACTTCACCAGATGGCACTCAATCCCGCGCTATTAATGTGCGTTGCCTGGATGGCGTTGATTACACGCAGTTCCCCGTCCATAACTTCGACGGAGCCAGTATCTAA
- a CDS encoding FliA/WhiG family RNA polymerase sigma factor, with product MGKNAALLKKYKEEPRKLAANQKDDLIREYAPLIKFIAQKIAVRLPSNIELDDLISAGVIGLMDAIEKYDSTRDNKFKTYAEFRIRGAILDELRAQDWVPRSIRDKAKLLDKTMVQLEADLGRTPTDEEVAKALNVSIDEFHDLVNQVRPVSLLPIDQATTFSNTDKKSIMDILEGSRTNSPFNQLNVKNIKEVVAQAIEELPERQRLVLSLYYYEDLNLKEIGQVLRVTESRVSQLHAQAVARLRAKLAATIGAGELEIA from the coding sequence ATGGGGAAAAATGCGGCATTGTTGAAAAAGTACAAAGAAGAGCCACGCAAGCTCGCTGCGAATCAGAAAGATGACCTTATCAGAGAATACGCGCCGCTAATTAAGTTCATCGCGCAGAAAATTGCTGTCCGCCTTCCCTCTAATATTGAATTAGATGATTTGATCTCTGCGGGTGTTATCGGTTTGATGGATGCCATCGAAAAGTACGATTCAACTCGTGATAATAAATTTAAAACTTACGCTGAATTCCGTATTCGCGGAGCGATTCTTGATGAACTTCGCGCGCAAGACTGGGTCCCACGTTCGATCCGTGACAAAGCCAAGCTTTTAGATAAAACCATGGTGCAATTAGAGGCCGATCTAGGCCGTACTCCCACCGATGAAGAGGTTGCCAAGGCTCTGAATGTCTCGATCGATGAGTTCCATGATCTGGTCAACCAGGTTCGTCCGGTCAGTCTTCTTCCGATTGATCAGGCAACAACTTTTAGTAATACCGACAAGAAGTCTATCATGGATATTCTTGAAGGCTCGCGTACCAACAGTCCTTTCAATCAATTGAATGTAAAGAATATCAAAGAAGTTGTCGCGCAAGCTATTGAAGAGCTGCCCGAAAGACAGCGCCTTGTTCTTTCTTTGTATTATTATGAAGATCTGAACTTGAAAGAGATCGGCCAAGTTTTGCGCGTGACAGAGTCCCGCGTATCGCAGCTGCATGCACAAGCTGTCGCACGTCTTCGTGCTAAACTGGCAGCCACTATTGGCGCCGGTGAACTTGAAATCGCATAG
- the fliR gene encoding flagellar biosynthetic protein FliR, whose protein sequence is MINWSTMTEAQILLFALVFLRMIAFVISSAVFGSPSITVSIKVLLAIVLSVLLFPLVKVGNVDYSLVSNEIIGLAVRELIVGLSLGFLTRLFFFIVTMTGDLVSMSVGLSASQMYNPMLGSNGNVIDQFYSTLGTLVFLAINGHHMLIGAIAQSYDLIPVSSLSLNVGPFAEMAAYGQDVMIMAIKMCAPVMVTILLVNVAMGILGRAVPQINVLVTSMPVTIMIGMAVVFLCLPLMTMEMQSVVDITASKLFAVMKHL, encoded by the coding sequence ATGATTAACTGGAGTACGATGACCGAGGCTCAGATTCTGCTTTTTGCGCTGGTGTTCCTGCGCATGATCGCCTTTGTCATCTCTTCAGCGGTTTTTGGCTCTCCCAGTATTACGGTTTCTATTAAAGTCCTTCTTGCCATTGTATTAAGCGTTCTTTTGTTCCCTTTGGTTAAAGTGGGGAACGTTGACTACTCTTTAGTTTCCAATGAAATCATAGGTTTAGCCGTCCGCGAGTTGATTGTCGGATTAAGCCTGGGATTTTTAACCCGACTGTTCTTCTTTATCGTCACAATGACAGGGGATTTGGTTTCCATGTCTGTGGGTTTAAGTGCCTCTCAGATGTACAACCCGATGTTGGGCAGTAACGGAAACGTGATAGACCAATTCTATTCAACTTTAGGAACCTTGGTTTTTTTAGCTATCAATGGCCACCACATGCTTATCGGCGCAATTGCGCAAAGCTACGATCTGATTCCTGTCAGCTCGCTTTCTCTGAATGTGGGGCCTTTCGCCGAAATGGCCGCTTACGGCCAAGACGTTATGATTATGGCAATTAAGATGTGTGCGCCGGTGATGGTGACCATCTTGTTAGTAAACGTAGCGATGGGGATTCTTGGCCGAGCCGTTCCCCAGATCAACGTCTTGGTAACGAGCATGCCAGTGACAATCATGATCGGTATGGCCGTGGTTTTCCTGTGCCTGCCTTTGATGACCATGGAAATGCAAAGTGTAGTGGATATCACTGCTAGCAAATTGTTCGCAGTGATGAAACACTTATAG
- the flhF gene encoding flagellar biosynthesis protein FlhF, whose protein sequence is MQVKKFEARTMKEALEMVKTQLGPDAIILSARDNNKSFGLVGEGSVEITAAVSEETLQKKKFAESRLREQDREKFLKSPARQQKELIHKMVEKHVQKNQPPAPITQRRYIDIEDEAEQRQRMMAEERVRSAAQRALNAFQEQDEIFSSKGTMTKKTPQQTAAPAPVVRGTPVNVQKDSTEIAALKNEIESLKQVISHFHQMPQNFVGTHPGADFGINYDLSFVFEKLTAAGMAREVAAEILTIAQDTLPALKLKNKPLVEAWVARHVLDNTRTVSNPTAGKIHCFVGPAGAGKTSALIKMASQMVVREGKKIALFTTDTFKVGAADQMKIYAQILNVPFSVIRSQNDWTSLMRYLPNVDCVLVDYTGMSLKNPDEIQMLKSLLPPAALNPNIHLVLSTNVKDADATELGRRYSGMNYKDVIFTSLDESTQHGTIYNFMKRFDIPLHSFGIGPRVPEDFEFATKERLLDLIFKITKFKQQDSEAI, encoded by the coding sequence ATGCAGGTTAAGAAATTTGAAGCCCGTACGATGAAAGAAGCCTTGGAAATGGTGAAGACCCAATTGGGACCTGACGCCATTATTCTTTCAGCCCGCGATAACAACAAGAGCTTTGGTCTGGTCGGCGAGGGCAGTGTCGAGATCACGGCGGCAGTTTCCGAAGAGACTTTACAAAAGAAAAAGTTTGCGGAATCCCGTCTGCGTGAACAGGATCGTGAAAAATTCTTGAAAAGCCCAGCGCGCCAGCAAAAGGAACTCATCCACAAGATGGTGGAAAAACATGTGCAAAAGAACCAGCCGCCAGCGCCCATCACGCAGCGTCGTTATATCGATATTGAGGACGAGGCAGAACAACGTCAAAGAATGATGGCGGAAGAGCGGGTTCGTTCGGCAGCCCAAAGGGCCTTGAACGCTTTCCAAGAACAAGATGAAATTTTCTCTAGCAAAGGCACGATGACGAAGAAGACGCCGCAACAGACGGCGGCTCCGGCTCCCGTTGTACGCGGCACGCCAGTCAATGTGCAAAAGGACTCAACCGAAATTGCGGCCCTAAAGAATGAAATTGAAAGTTTAAAGCAGGTGATTTCTCACTTCCATCAAATGCCCCAAAATTTCGTCGGGACCCATCCTGGTGCTGATTTTGGTATCAACTATGATTTAAGCTTTGTTTTTGAAAAGCTGACCGCTGCGGGCATGGCGCGCGAAGTTGCCGCAGAAATTCTAACCATTGCGCAAGACACTCTTCCAGCCTTGAAATTAAAGAACAAACCCTTGGTGGAAGCTTGGGTAGCTCGTCACGTGCTGGACAATACTCGCACTGTGAGTAATCCGACGGCTGGAAAAATTCATTGTTTCGTCGGGCCTGCGGGCGCTGGCAAAACCTCCGCTTTGATCAAAATGGCCAGTCAGATGGTGGTTCGCGAAGGCAAAAAGATTGCGCTTTTCACTACGGACACTTTCAAAGTGGGGGCCGCTGATCAGATGAAGATTTATGCGCAAATTCTTAATGTTCCGTTCTCTGTGATTCGTTCGCAGAACGATTGGACAAGTTTGATGCGCTATCTTCCTAATGTGGATTGTGTCTTGGTCGATTATACTGGCATGAGCTTAAAAAATCCCGACGAGATTCAAATGTTAAAATCTCTTTTGCCACCGGCGGCTCTGAATCCGAATATTCATCTGGTGCTGTCTACGAATGTGAAAGACGCTGATGCGACCGAGTTGGGGCGTCGGTACTCGGGCATGAATTACAAAGATGTGATTTTCACGTCTTTGGATGAATCCACGCAACATGGAACTATCTATAACTTCATGAAGCGTTTTGATATCCCACTGCACTCTTTTGGCATCGGACCGCGTGTGCCGGAAGATTTTGAGTTTGCCACGAAAGAACGTCTTTTGGATTTGATTTTTAAAATTACGAAATTCAAACAACAGGATTCTGAAGCAATATGA
- a CDS encoding MinD/ParA family protein gives MRNVNSFNMYKTRTISITSGKGGVGKTTMVANLALALSQKGKKVLILDGDLGMANVDIFFGVKPQGNIHDILAGRKEMKDILTEVSKDVFLIPGGSGVVEFNHMNHFERRAMVEAISSLPLGFDYLLIDTAPGIAENVLFLNSAAQTVSVVITPDPSSFADAYALIKVLNKQYKVNHFAIICNQVRDEQEGLNLYQRFNDVVNRFLYIGLDYWGSVPTDVVLKKAVQQQRLIVRHDVGAESSKAIRQVCSQIERSSKQVESTGGMQMFWDQVVGFA, from the coding sequence ATGAGAAACGTGAATTCGTTTAACATGTATAAAACCCGCACGATCAGTATCACTTCTGGAAAAGGCGGTGTGGGTAAAACCACGATGGTTGCCAATCTGGCTTTGGCTTTGTCTCAGAAGGGCAAGAAGGTTTTGATTCTGGATGGCGATTTGGGGATGGCCAACGTCGATATTTTCTTCGGAGTAAAACCGCAAGGGAATATTCATGACATTCTGGCAGGTCGGAAAGAAATGAAAGACATTCTGACAGAAGTTTCCAAAGACGTGTTTTTGATTCCCGGCGGAAGTGGTGTTGTGGAGTTCAACCACATGAACCATTTCGAGCGCCGCGCGATGGTAGAGGCCATCAGCAGTTTGCCTTTAGGATTTGATTACCTGCTTATCGACACGGCACCGGGCATTGCCGAAAATGTATTGTTCCTAAATTCGGCGGCACAGACTGTATCCGTTGTGATCACACCGGACCCTTCGAGTTTTGCGGATGCTTATGCTTTGATTAAGGTTTTAAACAAACAGTACAAAGTGAACCACTTCGCCATCATCTGCAATCAAGTGCGTGATGAACAGGAAGGTTTGAATTTGTATCAGCGTTTCAACGATGTGGTGAATCGCTTTCTGTACATTGGTCTGGACTACTGGGGATCGGTTCCGACAGATGTGGTTTTGAAGAAAGCCGTGCAACAACAGCGTCTCATTGTGAGACACGATGTTGGCGCAGAATCATCAAAAGCAATTCGTCAAGTGTGTAGTCAGATCGAAAGATCTTCAAAGCAAGTAGAAAGCACCGGGGGCATGCAAATGTTCTGGGATCAGGTCGTAGGGTTTGCATAG
- the flhB gene encoding flagellar biosynthesis protein FlhB — MAEENGEKTEQATDARREEFRKKGNVAHTKELASAALLLAAAGGVYVLGRFFFKNFYELFQYSFGQDMVTLVREGKFTEAFRFNGEKALILIAPVAGIAGLIGAASSLAQVGFLQVEDALSPNFEKLNPVEGAKRIFSLRAIVEALKSILKMAAVGIVLYFLLRGEVRQIPYMLTYSVEQIFMYLGGIVVKLLGGVGGVMLVIALADYFYQRWDLEKKMMMTKQEVKEEHKQREGDPMIKSRIRRIQREMASKRMMSEIPKADVVITNPTHIAVVLKYSDNLPAPQLIAMGADHVAEKIKEIAREHNIPIVENKPLARTIFKTLKIGQVIPRELFVAVAEVLSYVYRLRRKKR; from the coding sequence ATGGCTGAAGAAAACGGCGAAAAGACCGAACAGGCGACGGATGCGAGACGGGAAGAGTTTCGCAAAAAAGGGAACGTCGCACATACAAAGGAACTGGCGTCAGCGGCACTTTTGCTTGCGGCGGCTGGTGGCGTGTATGTTTTGGGTCGCTTTTTCTTCAAAAACTTCTACGAACTATTCCAGTATTCATTCGGCCAGGACATGGTCACGCTCGTGCGTGAAGGTAAATTCACGGAAGCGTTCCGTTTTAACGGAGAAAAAGCTTTGATCCTGATTGCACCAGTGGCGGGAATCGCAGGTCTGATCGGCGCGGCGTCTTCTTTAGCGCAAGTGGGGTTTCTTCAAGTGGAAGATGCTCTTTCCCCCAATTTCGAAAAATTAAATCCGGTCGAGGGTGCCAAACGTATCTTCAGTCTTCGCGCCATTGTCGAGGCTTTGAAGTCGATCCTAAAAATGGCTGCCGTCGGCATTGTGCTTTACTTCCTTTTGCGCGGAGAAGTCCGTCAGATTCCTTATATGCTGACTTACTCGGTCGAGCAGATCTTTATGTACCTAGGTGGCATCGTCGTAAAACTTTTGGGCGGCGTCGGAGGTGTCATGCTCGTGATCGCCTTGGCGGACTACTTCTATCAGCGCTGGGATCTTGAAAAGAAAATGATGATGACCAAACAGGAAGTCAAAGAAGAGCACAAGCAGCGTGAGGGTGATCCCATGATCAAATCACGCATTCGTCGTATTCAACGTGAAATGGCGAGCAAGCGCATGATGTCTGAGATTCCTAAAGCCGACGTGGTTATCACCAATCCCACGCACATTGCCGTGGTCTTAAAATACTCAGACAATCTACCGGCTCCGCAGTTGATCGCCATGGGCGCCGATCACGTCGCGGAAAAAATCAAAGAGATCGCACGCGAGCACAACATTCCCATCGTGGAAAATAAGCCTCTGGCTCGTACGATCTTTAAAACACTTAAAATTGGTCAGGTTATTCCTCGAGAGCTTTTTGTCGCCGTCGCGGAAGTGCTTTCGTATGTTTATCGTTTGCGTAGGAAGAAAAGATAA
- the flhA gene encoding flagellar biosynthesis protein FlhA encodes MDQLFQFLKRFDKITKNTDLFIAFGLLAILAVMIIPLPPFMLDITLTFSLAISVLILLVSIYTDRALDFTSFPSLLLMTTLFRLSLNVATTRLILTHGHEGEKAAGTVIASFANFVVGGNYVIGFVMFIILMVINFMVITKGSGRVAEVAARFTLDAMPGKQMSIDAELNSGHITEAEARKRRKQIEGEADFYGAMDGASKFVRGDAIAGIIITMINILGGLAIGVIQKGLDVGTAAKYYTMLTIGDGLLAQIPALVISTAAGIIVTRTSNSDKDVGEEVTGQLFVKPRAVMISGGVLILLGLVPGLPTLPFLLMGGLLCGTAWIIKKARFEKAESEKKQADAALAAPKKENIETMLPLDMVELEVGYGLINIVESDSSGDLLERIVSIRKQFALDLGIVVPSIHIRDNLQLAPGEYRVLIKGNKVGGGILRPESLLAMDPGNVAERIEGIATKEPAFGLDALWISPVRKEDAEIAGYTVVDLPTVMATHLTEIIRGHAHELLGRQEASTLIENFKKSHPKVVEELIPDMLSLGSVVRVLQNLLKEQVSIRDLLTIFETLADEAPRTKDIEVLTEQVRRNLARGITAKYTTDQGNIPVMTLHPVIEELIANSLLQTEQGVQLVMDPNTAHRLINEIARTVENHPEVASQPILLTSPTSRRHLYKLTSRFIPQLVVLSHNELTSDADVQSVALVEMSHAG; translated from the coding sequence ATGGATCAACTGTTTCAGTTCTTAAAGCGGTTTGATAAAATTACCAAGAACACGGACTTGTTCATCGCGTTCGGTCTCTTGGCTATTTTAGCGGTGATGATCATCCCGTTGCCGCCATTCATGTTGGACATCACGTTGACGTTTTCTTTGGCGATCAGTGTTCTGATTCTTCTGGTCAGTATTTATACCGATCGCGCCTTGGACTTTACTTCATTTCCATCCCTGCTTTTAATGACGACCTTATTCCGCCTGTCCTTGAACGTGGCGACGACTCGTCTGATTTTGACTCACGGGCATGAAGGCGAAAAGGCGGCGGGAACGGTTATCGCGTCGTTTGCGAACTTCGTTGTCGGCGGAAACTACGTTATCGGTTTTGTGATGTTCATCATCTTGATGGTCATCAACTTCATGGTCATCACCAAAGGTTCGGGCCGTGTGGCGGAAGTCGCAGCTCGTTTCACTTTGGATGCGATGCCTGGTAAGCAAATGTCGATCGATGCCGAGTTGAACTCGGGTCATATAACCGAGGCAGAAGCCCGCAAACGTCGTAAACAAATCGAAGGTGAAGCAGATTTTTACGGAGCCATGGATGGTGCCTCGAAGTTCGTTCGTGGTGATGCAATCGCCGGTATTATCATCACCATGATCAACATCCTGGGTGGTTTAGCCATCGGTGTGATTCAAAAAGGTTTGGATGTCGGCACGGCTGCAAAATACTATACGATGTTAACCATCGGTGACGGTCTGTTGGCTCAGATTCCGGCGCTTGTGATCTCGACGGCGGCCGGTATTATCGTCACCCGTACTTCTAACTCTGACAAAGATGTCGGTGAAGAAGTCACGGGTCAACTATTCGTCAAGCCTCGCGCCGTGATGATTTCCGGCGGTGTTTTGATTCTTTTAGGACTTGTTCCGGGACTTCCCACATTGCCTTTCCTGTTGATGGGTGGTCTTTTGTGCGGAACTGCCTGGATTATTAAGAAAGCTCGTTTCGAAAAAGCCGAGTCAGAAAAGAAGCAGGCCGATGCGGCTTTGGCTGCGCCAAAAAAAGAAAACATCGAAACGATGTTGCCACTGGATATGGTGGAATTGGAAGTGGGCTACGGCCTTATCAATATTGTCGAGTCTGATTCCAGCGGAGATCTGCTTGAACGTATCGTCAGTATTCGCAAACAATTTGCGTTGGATTTAGGAATCGTAGTGCCAAGTATTCACATCCGGGACAACTTGCAGTTGGCTCCGGGTGAATATCGCGTCTTGATCAAGGGTAATAAAGTAGGTGGCGGAATTCTTCGTCCTGAATCTTTGTTGGCGATGGATCCGGGCAATGTGGCAGAACGCATTGAAGGTATTGCGACGAAAGAACCTGCATTCGGCCTGGATGCGTTGTGGATTTCTCCAGTTCGTAAGGAAGATGCGGAAATCGCCGGTTATACGGTGGTCGACTTGCCAACTGTCATGGCGACTCACTTAACAGAAATCATCCGCGGTCATGCGCATGAACTTCTCGGTCGTCAAGAAGCGTCTACGTTGATTGAAAACTTCAAGAAGTCTCATCCCAAAGTGGTCGAAGAGCTTATCCCTGACATGTTGTCGTTGGGTTCCGTGGTTCGCGTCTTGCAAAATCTGTTAAAAGAACAGGTCTCGATTCGCGATCTTTTAACGATCTTTGAGACGTTGGCCGATGAAGCTCCGCGCACGAAAGACATTGAAGTATTAACAGAGCAGGTTCGTCGAAATCTGGCTCGTGGTATCACGGCAAAATACACAACAGATCAAGGCAACATTCCGGTCATGACGTTGCATCCTGTAATTGAAGAACTGATTGCGAACTCGCTTTTGCAGACAGAACAAGGAGTTCAGTTGGTGATGGACCCCAATACCGCACATCGTTTGATCAATGAGATCGCACGCACTGTGGAAAACCATCCGGAAGTGGCCAGTCAGCCTATCCTTCTGACAAGTCCGACTTCCCGTCGTCATTTATATAAGCTTACGTCCCGTTTTATTCCTCAACTAGTGGTGCTTTCGCACAATGAGTTGACGTCAGATGCGGATGTTCAATCGGTTGCACTCGTGGAGATGAGCCATGCAGGTTAA